AATTGTACGCACTCTATTACTTAACGTGTCACTCAAGTAGGTGCCAAAGGCAAATGTTTCCCCAGTATAAAGATCCAGTCTGACGGTATTtcttaaaattactttttcctTCACTAGATGAGTTCATTGATTTTAATAAGTGATATATCAGGATCGTAAAATCTGTTTCTACTTCTTCAGCTGCCACATAGAGCTGATAAAAGTCAGTAGCAGGAAATACAACTCTATGTATAAAAACTCAGATTTACACCTAAAATGCAAAGTGTCTCTCTGGACTGGACTTAAATCATTGGAAGAACAGTGAGTTCTCCAAAAACAGTAGGTTATTTgggctgcattttttaattAGGTCAGGTGAAAAACAGAAGACATCTGAATTTCAAAGAGGATTTAAATCATTAAGAAGCAAAGTTAATATTGAAATCTCACCATGTCCGACAGGGACATAGGGAGACTTCTTCTTGCTTCTACCAATCACTATAATTCCTGTACATTTTAAAGCACAAGCAGAATGTAGAAAAGAAGCCAACCTGTTTTGGGGGTTCAAGACTTTTCATCAACGTTTCCAGGTATGATGGCAGCACTTTGTGCTGTAGATGCAGCAACATTCGAAGGGTGTGTCTGTGGACGTTCTCTTTACTGTTAAAATATtcagacagaaacaacaacTGTAAAAAGACATGGCGGAGATGTTTGAGTTCTTCATAACAAGAATAATGCCGAAGGGTACCTGGGAGTGTTGATGCTATTTAGCAGCATCATGTTTACCATTCAGCTCCAGCCTGCTTAATCttctgtgtttcatttattgGCAATTGTGTCTGTTTCAGTCCACTACACGTTTTGCTGATAATGCTAAAATTATGTGGAACTTTATAAAGTAGGCTACACTGACTATGGGCATGCAAGTAATCACAGAATCTGTTAGAATCGACCCACCTGGAAAAAGAAGTGAGGAGGAAGCCATCAAAGACAACTGAACAAAACTCTTCTGAACCAAACTCATCGGAGAGCAGGGTGAGGTGTCCAGTCAGCAGGTGCAGGAAGATGTCGCCAAAGGCCATATCATTGTAAGTCTCCACTGTGGGGAACAGCAGAGATCGAAATCATATTTTGACATGGCTTGTActtctttctttaaatgtatGTCTTCTGCTGGATTTTTTCTAAATTAGTGAACCTGTTCAAGCACAGGAGGCCCTGGCAGAAATAAAACTTGCTCTGGCAGCAGTCTTAATTTCATCCATGAAAAccataacaaaaaatatttggtgACAACCTTTTTTGTCATgaggaaaacaagactaaaactagATGAAAAGTAACCTTTGATAACgagaaatattcaaatatacaaaactaaacaataatgtgaaagacagaTGTTCAAATGAACTACTCTTTTAGTGCAGTTCATATTCAGTGACCTGCATGCATCTGCAGAATCACACACTGTAACCTGTTGCTCTTGATCAGTAAAAGTATCCTCTGCTGGCCAAAATATTTCTTGTTCAGAAGTTTACTTAGCTACTTGACCTGTGGCACTACCGTTAATAAGAAGCATCTTGCGTCTTGTGTACAAAAACATGTAGGACAGCACACTGACATTATACAAAGGCAgcttaaacaaaacaaaaaattatgaATTGCTGCGGATGTTTCAGTCGATGAGCTTTCATTTTGCCATCGGAAGGAATGAGTACGTTCCAGGATTAATGTTGGCAGTCATTTGTCATCTTTCTATAGTTGTTTGCTAAAGaaatatcattatattatcCATGGTTTTAGTCTCTTCTCAAACTAAACCCAGAtaatgaacagtattttagtgatCAAGTGAGAGAATGATTCACTGGCCTGCAGTGGAGATAACAGGTAGCTGTGATAATGTTAGGTGAGCAGGGGCGACAGAGAGAAAGTGGTTCTGCTCTAACAGAGTTTAGAATGCTAACTGATTTACTGAGGAGAGTCACTCTGTTGtattactgcagagcagagtgaaatGGGCAGTGTCAGACAACAAGTATACAGAGCCTTTTCCTTTAACCTCGTGATAGACAAAAATGACAACTTTAACCATTGTAACTGTACACAACAAAGATTGTGAACACTGTAGCCTCAAAATGcgtaaaatacataaaaatgataatgtcaCTGACCAAAACTACACTAAAaccaaatgactaaaatttCACTAAAACTAATAAACATTTTCCTCAAAAGACTACGacctgaaataaatcaaaatcacGTGCCAAATTTAACTCTCTCTGGCAGTACATTTGTCATTTACTTCCTTCTCAAGGATTCAGACTGCTGACCCATACAGTCTTAGTGCCTCCCTCTGCCTAGTACACACTAAATGaaatgcctttaaaaaaaataaattgcatgttttcatgacaaaacaaacatcactTTAACAGGGAACCAGGATGAaacatgaaatcaaataaataataaaaggacATTAGGACTTCTCATATCTTACACAAAACTCAGAGGAAGAGTGACACTCACCCAGGGCAGGCAGTAACCTCTGTAAGGCATTCTTGTTCCTCAGTTTGGCAATGTGGAGGACATAGTAGAGACCCATTTCACAGGCCACTCTGTTATCCTGCAGGTACCTGAGGGGAAGAACAGCAACATTTTCAATCACAATACTGATCAACTAAggtatttttcattattcacaTCAGACATACCAGACAAGGGGCATTACTTTGCCTTGAAATTCCAGTTCGTGGGAGTTTTCACTCCAGAGATTTTATAAAAGCCTCTCATCTCACTACTCTGTGCTGTCTAACAGTCATGGTATAACTACTATGTCATACTATGATCCAGATAAGTAGTCTCATCAGACCTGTTGTATGGTCCAACCCGGCTATCAGCATGTTCATATTAAGGATGTGAAGTCAGTTACACACAGCCAATCACTTGTAGTATCAACACATAGACAGCAATATACTTAATATGAGATAAGGAGGTTGATCTCCAATGGAAACTGAAAGTATGCTGGggataaaaaaataacctaAGGATAAACAAGTACATGTCATGGCTTCAACCAACCACTACTTCTACTACAGATTAACCCATTAGTCCCAAGAAAATGAACCCAAATCACTCCCAGCCAAATAGCAACATTCCACTTACGGTTGAAGTAAGGCTTCCCAATGAACTGAACCAAACTGCATCTCACTGTCAATAAACATATCAATAGCCCTGCTCCTTATGAACAAAGTGATCTATAGAGCTTGGTTATAACCCCTCCTAACATGTTGCTGTGGTGATCGAAACAACATATGTGCATCATGTTTGGCTGTGTTCCTCTTTCCCAGGCTGTACAGACCTTACTATTGCTAATGTACATAGTCTCTATTGTACTACATTTTTTGGCCATGAtgcttttataaataaattgaccACAATCAAGTCATAAATATGAGCGACATGGCTTGAGTTTAGGAAAAATTAAGATTTGTTGTTGCCCTTTGTAAATTTTCACCTGTGTTATTTATTGGTTAAGATGAAGTTGTAAGCCAGTAGTTGCTACCAGTTGCACATAAAAGATCTCAGATTTCACTGAACATTACATAAATGCATAAACGTATTTTATAACTTGGATTTTTCTAGGCAAACCTCAATTCTACATTAATATAATCcatcatatacatatatgttgtTTCTTCATCATCAGAAAGTTCTATTTATTGCAGAGAAAGCgtgaaatacatatatacatacatacaaacacatacattttaggcaaataagagaaacagataaattatttttttttggtctgaagCTGAAAGGGGTAATCTGCTGACTAGTTATTGGATtagtaaattcattttttttatatataaaatgtgagaaTAGTAAacaaatgcccatcacaagttacCAGAGCCCTAGGTAACATCGGTTAATTGCTTGTTATGACTGACCAAAAGCTCAAAACTCAATCAAGATATTCAATGTACAtgatataaaagagaaaaaaaagcaacaaatcctcataTTTCAGATGGTGGAACCAGACGATGATTAggttttttttgataaattacttgaaatatttttctatcaCCGAAATAGTTATCAATTAAAGGTAGAGTAAGTGATTCTAATCTGATACACTTTTTGTCTAATTCACTCAATATATCCTCATTGTCTGCTTGCTGCCACTTGATCCCAACAGGATTTATCCCATTAGTCCTGATTTCCAATCCACCTATGGTGGAGAAACCTCTGAGAGATGAAAGGCATGAGGACGATTGTGGcggttgctctgtttctccttGACAGGCGTGTTAAACATTAGTTTTCCTATGTTTCACATAGTCAGTAAGTCggtattgttttgtcctgtttgctaatgtttgtgatagctaatcccaactggttagttagcaagcaggtactggtgtcacatgtgtgtgtcaggaaaTGTTAAATTTCTTGCCTATGGACATTTAGCTTACTTATGGTGTTGGAGTGAGGTTAGCTATAGTAGCATGAGAGTTGTCAGTATTGCTGTCTGGAGCTGTTGTACTGGCTCTGGGAAACCCTCTggtcctctctgcatgtttagctttgcagcagcaactCCAGCGACAGTTTGCCGTTTCGTTGTTTGCTCTTTACCTGGTATTTGTCTGTAAACATGTGAAGGGTTTCATGGCCATGAATacctaaaaacataaatttgcTAGCACAatgggattatttggattgatgcataattttAAAAGTGATGTATCAGGTAATGTTACCTTCCTTGTGTTCTTAGTTATAAACCTAGGGTCCaatcttctgtcactgtagttttgtaaaaacaacctaaacaGCTAACTTTCACTTGCTTTTGCttcattgtgttttggatgctgtgtttgtggatgCATGTcgtttgttttatattaaaggTTCGTTTTGTTTTAGAGTATCCACTTCCATCTCATATAGGACGCTCTGGAATTACGTCCATGCACGTCCATGAATTTGGGATTGGCACTTTTGAAGGAGCGCAGAAGGGAAgggtgtatttgtttggctgttgaGATCAAATATCAatagtctttctccagaatcgctTACTCTTCCTTTAATGTGCAACTCACACCAAGATTTACCTACTAACTGTAGGCCCTAGATTATGCAGTAACACACAACTATCATTAAAAAGATACAAAGAAATAAGAGAAAACAGCAGTAAAACcgccaaacaaatcaaatactaaaactataaataattaagaaattatTACATAGCCTCTCAACTATACTTTCAACTTATTTAATAGCCTAGACTTTAAAAGTGAGCATGGAAAAGTTCggattgtgtttttctctcaaaataCAAACTATTTTAATGAATACATACTGTTAAGGAGCTTTAAAGAACATTATATTAGATACAAGCatcactgtttctgtttacCGACTCTAGAGAGAAGTAAGTGCGCAATATAAAAGTCacaacatttgtatttttgcactATTGTGTATATTTTACTGAATCTGATAAAAGTTTTTTCCTGTTGACAATGTAGTGAGTGACAAGAGAATAACATGTAAAAGTTAGGCCTGTGGTTAACTTACTAACCTACTGTACTCTTCTCACCTCCTGACTCTGGCCCTAACAAAGGAAACTCTCAGACGCTGGTACTGACAAAAGCAACCTTCAATGAAGTCAGATAATATGATATCACCCCGTCTTCTCTTGCAATGTTTTACCTGTTAAAGGCATCTGGCAGGGTGGTGGGGTATGACAGCGAGCTCTTCTCCTCACTGGGAAGCTTCTGTTCTACAGTGTAGGTGTGATCATCAACAACCACTGACATCATGGCAGGCAGGAAGCGGGTCACTACCTCCAAATCCTGAGGGTGGGTGCAAAGGAGGACAAATGCATCAACAAcatatgatcatttttattaaagtgGGGTTTAATGAAATGATCTTCATCTGGCTTCTAACCAGAAAAGGGTGAAACATTTGCatacagactgtttttttttaccagtgacTATAAAATTTGATGAGGTTTTATGAACTGATGCACAGATGCAACTAAGGTAACATGCTGTACGTACCAAACGAGGCTCTTTAAAGACCTGGCTGTCAATCATGTCCCATGCTCCTTGACCCAGTGACAGCATCCTCAGTAGCAGCATCAGGTCTGAACTGTCCtgttcacaaacacagatgcaatGACTTGAGATTCTGTTGATACATTGGAGTGCGTGAAGGAACTCTAACACATTTATAGAATGTCAAAAAGCTTgctctgcattttaaaaagtaggtgtcatttgaaaaacaaataatccaGTAACACAATGCAGTCTATTGGGCACACTGGAACGGCCTTGATGTTATGCAACTGTCTTTTAGACTGAGCCTACACCATGTAAATGATTgagatgaaaatatgaaaacagaaagtaaaCCATTACATTGAACAACGTCTATTCAGTCACATAGATTGTGAGGACTTGCTGGCCTACTGAAAAGCAGAATTGAAATATTGTAACTGTGTTAAGACTAGATTGGTGGGGAAGTTGATTTATGCAAAATAGTCAATCAGTAGTCTGCTGTGATGCAGAAACACTGGTTTAAAGTTTGTAAGCCCACATTCAACTCAATATTTGTTTACTATTTGAAAATGATAATTTATAGTTAATCCTCTGTTagattttgttatgtttgttattATTAAGCTTACTACAAAACCATAGCTGTTTATTGTGTAATCTTGatttaaggtgtttttttggaacaaaaCAGCCTGACATGAACTTTTAAGTGACCACTATTAagttgattaataaattaattgatcaaaaaaatattttttaactgatttttttaataattggttgaacatttgctggttccagatTCTTGAATGAGAGGacttctgttttatatcatcattaattgaatatctttggattttggactttggaaaaaaagaagcaatctTAAAATGTCACCTCATCTTTGGGAAATcctaatgggcatttttcactcttttaaaaaaaaaaatatttttcatttttacattttatagaatcaataattaataaatgcaaAGCACTAATCCTCTTATAACTTCAGTAAGTATAGCCTTTAAAGTGGTCCATCAGTCCAAAGGCCACAGTTTTAGAACACAATAAATCATGTGACATAGCTGAACCATTACAGGCAATAGTCGGTTGAGGGTTAATGAAGACTATTTTGCGTGGTCACACAGCCTAGTCTTCATTATCCACTACAGTGTTGCCTTTAAAGTGACACTATTCTATTATTTAATCCCTggttatatttaatatttaaatgtggcctgtggagttttcttgtaaataaacaCTGGCATGATTTTGTATCATCTTGTCTGCGTCCTCATACACACTATTCTCACCCTGGGTAAAGATTCCTGACTTAACAGCTCTTGCAGGTTCCTCATGATACTCAGGACCAGGGTGTTGCAGGCAAACGGGTCACACAGGATCATGGACAGGTCCCTggaacacacagagatgaatTCATCCATTCAACAGAAATTAACAGCTCTTTTCCTAAATTTGAGCCACCCCCTCATGTTACCCGAGGACTTGCTCTTGTCCTTTCTTCACTCCATCCAGGAAACCTTGTAGCTCTCTGGCTCGTTTACCATCCACAAACTTCTCACGGATGCAGGCATCTAAACACCAAGTGAACTGTCAcagcaaacaacagaaacacagaagagaaaaacatgtaacacaAAGCTAAAACACGGGAATACAGGGTTTGGGACTCTTAAGTAGTACGATGTTAACTGATCAACCATCACTGTTTGTGTCCTTACTTTATGGCAGGGGTCTACTGAACAGATCTCACTGATGTCCAAGTCATGAAGAGACATCAGCAGCTCTGCTCTCAGTGTGCAGTAGTGGACGTTTCGTGTTCGCAGGAAGAGTGTTCGTAAAAACTGCAGCACCATGTCGTACAACTTGACATTCTTTCCAATCATCTGGGTCAGCTTTAGGACCACCTACAGTGTACAGAGCACTGAAGAGTTAACAACAACAGTAATGCACACTGGTTGGTGTTTCTTAGAAATTTGTTGACTGTGACTTACCTCGCCTTGGCGTCGTGTTTTGGGAGAAGGGCTGAAGAAATTGTGCAGGATGGAGAGGTCGCTGCTGAACAGAGCTGCTTCCTTTTCCACAATGTACTGCTTTAGGAGGGGTGAGACTTCATCTCCAAACAGAGCCTGGTTGTCCTGCCAGATCTGCCTTTTCACCTCCACAGCACACACTTTGTATAGTTCCTTGTCAGCCATGACCATCTTCAGTTTCTTCTCTGGCACCTGCATGAGGGACCATATGGTTCAGATCAAGGTGAGTTCTTCAACATCTTTTGCCCTTACCTTATCTTTTGGAAAGACAATTTTGAGATTCCAATTCATCAATATGCTCTAGATTTTCACTCAACAACTACTcaatgaattgccatgaaattcagTACAGACATGGTCATGATGGgatttcctgacttttcatgtGGTATTTCGATGATGGTCGTGGGGAGCACTGTCTAACGTGTCGTTCCAAAATCTCCAATAGTCGTTCAGTTAGGCTCACATCTAGTGACTGTGAAGGTCATAGCATATGATTTTTATACTCATCAACCATTAATGGAGCCCTGATACACTGTGGCTGGGGGCATTGTCCTTCTGGAAGAGAACGCTGCCATCAGTATAAGAATGTTTCATCATGGGATAAAGGCActtcaaatttttttccccttaacaACTTGATCTAAAATCAGCTGGGCCTACTACATTTCACAGAGGCTGACGGAACGTTAAAAGTTCAATTGTATCGTACTTGAGTGgtttaatgtttgaatttcCATGAGCCTCACTCATACTTCAAAATTAAGGATGCTTTCACATCTAGCTTGTTAAGTTTTGTTCTGCCTCCAAAGGAGGGCCTTGGTCCACTACCAAATGCACTGTCgtcatgtttgtttgtggtgtgaaTGCAAAGCAGACCaaccacatttttttgtgacagtAGATATGTAATTTTAGCATGAATTCAAAAGATTAACTACTATAAAATCAGTCTTCTGATATTGAATTATTGCGAAAGCAATCTCTCAATCTTTATGAACCAGGCATA
Above is a genomic segment from Xiphias gladius isolate SHS-SW01 ecotype Sanya breed wild chromosome 19, ASM1685928v1, whole genome shotgun sequence containing:
- the nelfb gene encoding negative elongation factor B isoform X1; its protein translation is MFAGLPELGISNGEDLKETLTNCTEPLKAIDQFQMENGILLPTLQSALPFLDLHGTPRLEFHQSVFDELREKLMERVAIIAEGKDEDRYGKLEELLEKSFPLVKMPSIQPVVMQVLKHLPKVPEKKLKMVMADKELYKVCAVEVKRQIWQDNQALFGDEVSPLLKQYIVEKEAALFSSDLSILHNFFSPSPKTRRQGEVVLKLTQMIGKNVKLYDMVLQFLRTLFLRTRNVHYCTLRAELLMSLHDLDISEICSVDPCHKFTWCLDACIREKFVDGKRARELQGFLDGVKKGQEQVLGDLSMILCDPFACNTLVLSIMRNLQELLSQESLPRDSSDLMLLLRMLSLGQGAWDMIDSQVFKEPRLDLEVVTRFLPAMMSVVVDDHTYTVEQKLPSEEKSSLSYPTTLPDAFNRYLQDNRVACEMGLYYVLHIAKLRNKNALQRLLPALVETYNDMAFGDIFLHLLTGHLTLLSDEFGSEEFCSVVFDGFLLTSFSSKENVHRHTLRMLLHLQHKVLPSYLETLMKSLEPPKQCSEPVKELYTQLMEKLEAQKKSPPPPDETPSLDLGLHPVTVPTTASTPTMPL
- the nelfb gene encoding negative elongation factor B isoform X2; this encodes MFAGLPELGISNGEDLKETLTNCTEPLKAIDQFQMENGILLPTLQSALPFLDLHGTPRLEFHQSVFDELREKLMERVAIIAEGKDEDRYGKLEELLEKSFPLVKMPSIQPVVMQVLKHLPKVPEKKLKMVMADKELYKVCAVEVKRQIWQDNQALFGDEVSPLLKQYIVEKEAALFSSDLSILHNFFSPSPKTRRQGEVVLKLTQMIGKNVKLYDMVLQFLRTLFLRTRNVHYCTLRAELLMSLHDLDISEICSVDPCHKFTWCLDACIREKFVDGKRARELQGFLDGVKKGQEQVLGDLSMILCDPFACNTLVLSIMRNLQELLSQESLPRDSSDLMLLLRMLSLGQGAWDMIDSQVFKEPRLDLEVVTRFLPAMMSVVVDDHTYTVEQKLPSEEKSSLSYPTTLPDAFNRYLQDNRVACEMGLYYVLHIAKLRNKNALQRLLPALVETYNDMAFGDIFLHLLTGHLTLLSDEFGSEEFCSVVFDGFLLTSFSSKENVHRHTLRMLLHLQHKVLPSYLETLMKSLEPPKQVDSCQGVETSQRWSGEMGGT